The genomic segment CCAGAGTAATCCCTGCATTAGCTTTGGAagtttctccctctgttcttgaTGTTAGATTATACTAGGAAAAATTAGGTTTTATATTTGGcaactacatttaaaaatattttaaaggcatgCACTTACATTTCTTGATAAAAGTATTTTGATGGATGGTGAAAAGTTTGAGTTTTGTGTAGAAAATACAAACTTCAATTTGTGGTACTCAAGTGACATATAAATTTGGTAGTCAGATTCCattctccttcaggttttctttttcactattataaaaatGCTGCAATTACCCACCTTATAAATAAAACTTAATGAATATCCCTGATTCTTTCCATGTGGCAAATTCCTAGAGGGAAAAATCCTCAACCAAAGGGATATGAATAATCCACAGAGGAACTAAAATTAGTACTATAATAATCAAAGATTGGGAATAGGGGAGGAGATAGATATTCTATAAATTTAATCCTTACCTATTACCTAGAGGAATCACTATATAACTTCTAAAGCTGACAAATCAAAACTGGCATGTGTTTGATATAAACATATTAGAGATATGGCTAGAATCACAAAAAGTTAAAGTAGACATGGTTAAGGTAACTGGGCAGTTAGGGGAGAATAGCTTTTTATTATAGGACTCACTCATTTTTTCCCCCAGCCTTGAGCATATACAGTACTTTGATAAAACATAAaagctttgaaataaaaatataaaaaatttatttaaattaaaaagcattATTTTGCCAAATTATCATCCAGAAAAACTACATTAATTTAAATTCCCATGGGGAACTTTTTGATGGCCCTGTATTACTACAGTGACTTCATTATTTACACTCTGATCCATTCAAATGTTTTGAACtatgctggaaaaaaaaatgtaagatgtAAAGTGAGGAAAGTGGGGTAAAGGAAAAGTAAGCATAGGAAAAATAAGATGAGGCCAGAGGACAAAAGAACCAGTGGAACCATCTGGAAACCTGGTTGAGAAGGAAAAATCCTTGAGCTTATCCCAGACTGCAAAATCATGGGATCTCCTTTCTAACAGCCTCAGTAACTTGGAGTCCTGATATAATTTAAAAGAAGACAGAGTGACTAAAAGGGTATTAGAATATTTATTAATGTCATGGTATTCAGAGCATAGGAGCTAGATGAATGGACATTGTGAGAATAACTCCAAAAGAAATACGTTGAAAAATAAATCTTACATAAACTAGAATCATCCCTCCTCCCACTGTAACATTTCATAATCCTCTTCTGATTTCATTCACCTCCCATAACAACCCTCACTGAGATGGGAGGACTCAGCCTGTCATTCTGTCCTTCGGCTTTTACTCTTAACATGAAGATGCATGTCCGgggaggtcttctcttttctcttgacTCCATTCCTAGCCTATTGTACCTTTTTGCTGGATATTCTACTGTGTGGGTGTCTTTTTTATGTATCACAGCAACAGGTTAAACAGATACTTAGAATTGGAAGAATCTTATGTGTCAAAGTAGGTGGTAGTACTTAGTCTTTTCTGCTTGTGTTCttcttaaaacatattttcaCATGCCTCATGTGACAAAAGTTAAAGATGTTAAACTTTTTAAAGATAGGATTTGGTATACcataaatataaaaggaaagagacaaaatTATAGCTTAATTTTACAGTGGGATcaagaatatataataaattatacaTAAAGAGTGTATCAGTTTACAGTGACTTCTGCTGTAGCAGCTTTTGTTCAATGATGTCTGAGAAACGAGGAACTTTTTTTGAAATAGCCACACGGATGTCATCACTCATATTAAAGTAGCTTGTGGACTtcgttttaaaatgtaaaagtgaTGAAAATCCCAACTCACAAAGgtatgtagttgcaaatggtataAGAATTTCTAGAGCTGTTGTGGCCAGGTTTGGAAACACCGTGAATTGGGTACACCAGAAATCCTCAAGCTTCATTGTCTCAAATTCCATTAGGATTTGACCACTAGCTCGTAATTCAGCAAGATCATTTTTCATTGAATAACCATCATCGACAAAATCCAGATTGAAAAGAAAGGGATCTAGAATCCATTTACTTGCCTCATCAAGATCTCCAATGGAGAAATACCCATGGAAGAAGCTGCTTAACTGTTGCAGATGCAGTGGTATTTCAGCTGCAATGGATTCAACAGCTTCATTATCtgaaacaattatttcttcaagaaaaggaaaattggtaaaattttttttctcaattcGCTTTAGCCAAAATGGAAATTTCCTAACAAAAGCAGAAAGCTTCTCTCTAGCTGATACTGTGTTCATCCCAGTCCTTTGCATAGATGCGCTAAGTTCATTTAGGTGTTTGAATAAATCTGCAAGGTATGCTAGGTAAATTTTAAACTGTTTGTTTTCAAAGCCATCAACTAAATTACTGCTTTGGTGGTGAAGAAACTGATTTATTTCTTCatacatttcaaaaatatgaGTAAGTATCTGGCCTCGGGAAAGCCACCTCATTTCAGTATGGAAAAGGAGGACACTATACTCTATTCCAATTTCTTCAAAAAAAGCCTGAAACAGGCGATGATTTGGAGCTCGCCCCTTGATGAAATTTGTTACCCTCACCACAGTAAA from the Manis pentadactyla isolate mManPen7 chromosome 2, mManPen7.hap1, whole genome shotgun sequence genome contains:
- the FAM200C gene encoding protein FAM200C, which translates into the protein MSKKRRWDDDYVRYWFTCTTEVDGTQRPQCVLCNSIFSNADLRPSKLSDHFNRQHGGVGGHELNSLKHTPTSDQRETLKAFGVVSHEDTLLQASYQFAYLCAKEKNPHTIAEKLVKPCALEIAQIVLGPDAQKKLQQVPLSDDVIHSRIGEMSQDILQQVLEDIKASPLKVGIQLAETTAMDDCSQLMAFVRYIKEKEIIEEFLFCESLQLTMKGKDVFSIFRDFFLKHKIALDVCGSVCTDGASSMLGENSEFVACVKKEVPHVVITHCLLNPHELVTKTLPTKLRDALFTVVRVTNFIKGRAPNHRLFQAFFEEIGIEYSVLLFHTEMRWLSRGQILTHIFEMYEEINQFLHHQSSNLVDGFENKQFKIYLAYLADLFKHLNELSASMQRTGMNTVSAREKLSAFVRKFPFWLKRIEKKNFTNFPFLEEIIVSDNEAVESIAAEIPLHLQQLSSFFHGYFSIGDLDEASKWILDPFLFNLDFVDDGYSMKNDLAELRASGQILMEFETMKLEDFWCTQFTVFPNLATTALEILIPFATTYLCELGFSSLLHFKTKSTSYFNMSDDIRVAISKKVPRFSDIIEQKLLQQKSL